In the genome of Telopea speciosissima isolate NSW1024214 ecotype Mountain lineage unplaced genomic scaffold, Tspe_v1 Tspe_v1.0072, whole genome shotgun sequence, the window GGATGTCCGAGTTATTACATATATCACGATCGATAGGGAAATGGATCGAGTCATCTGTTCCTTTATCCAACAAAAGGTATTTCTATTTTGCATGGTACAATCATTGATCCCGAAAATTACTACAATAAATTAGGTAGGTCGCTAGGATAGTTCCCTATCCACAATTCTGGTATTGTACTGGAAGAGTTTTCCTGGAATATAGGAAGAATACCCTGTGCGGGTAGAAAGATAAAGAGTGCATAAGATTTTTAATGCTTTCTTTATGTACAAAGTAACAAAGATTATGATTAGATTAATGACGGTGGACCTTTTTTCAGTCATTCATTGAATGATAAATCACTACAAGTGACGGAGATACACGATTTAAATAACGGAAGATCCAATATTTGAAAATTGTATCTAGAATAACTGGAAAAGTGGAAACAAGACCAGATAGAATTTGATCGTTATGAGCAAATCCCAAATCTTTGGAAACAGAGCCAATCATTAGTTCCCAACCATGGGGCGAGTGGAATCCGATACATAAATCTGTtaataaaagaatagaaaaagctTTTATTGTGTCGCTTAAGTTATATAGGAATTCCTGAAGCCAAGAATTCAGAATGACAAGTTTTTCATTACCCAGAATAGAATAACCACTTAGAATAGCTAAAGAGATTATATTTGTCGAGAAGTGCAAAATAGTATGGATATGACCCTCATTGTGCATCTTGACCAATTGTATCGTTTCTTTGTGAATTCCTATACGAAGCTTTTGTATATGGGTCTCTGGATATTCCTTTATCATTTCGTCCAAGAGGAATAGTTCTTCTAATTCTATAAATTTTTCTAGAACGTTCTTTTCTTGACTATCATTCAAAGAAGTTTCGGATTGCCTAGTATTCCACCAATTAGTAATCCAAGATTCCAGACTTTTATTaaatgagagagagatccaCCAGGGTAAAAAGACTATAGATGCAAGATATGGGAGGGGAGTGAATGCTTtcttttttggcatttttaatCTGTGAATCGTTAATGAACCCACCTCATTTGTCGACTCTATCCGATCTGATATTTCTATCAAGCATAAGTTCTATAACAAGGTATCGAACCTATGGATCtattccctctttttttatttctaattaATTGGTTAGTCCTTGGATctagaaataatatagaaatagaataaagatCTCTTTCTCGAatgaagaaataataaaatattgttTCCGGATATCTCAATTGGTCAAATTCCAAGTAATTGTATCCTTTCGAGAAATGCCCGAAAGAGTAATGAATATTATTTAGATTTCGAGACGAAAGAACTCCCCTTAATTCAAATATTTCGAAAAGTTTCACTGGCTACCCATAGCACAGGAATAAGTGAGGGAATTTCTGAAAAATATTGATGTGATGATGAAATCACACATGGGTGgcaagggaaagaaagaaataaattggATGCTTATAGTTATAAGAGATCCAATCGTTTGGTCATCACTCGAAGGAGCAAAGCAAAAAAGGGGGGATAAAAAGAAAGATCGATTGACAAAAGAGAAATAATTTACAAGATATGATCCATCTGTATTTAACATTTAACGTATCTATTCAAAatattgaacctaaaaataaaaagaggaattCTGTATTCTGAAATATTCTGATATATGTTATATGTGATGAATCCATATTTATTAGATTAGACTTGTTACTAGTATGAAGGAATTGAAGTGATTTCGATACGCATAAAAAATCGTTTTGGTGGACAAAAACTGCTTCGTTTTATGGGTGTTCCATATACGTCTGCCTTTGCGCTGAAATGAGCGTTCTGAAGAAACTTCAGTTaaggtataaaaaaaaagaggattcTTGAGTTCTTTCCCTCATGCTGAAAAAGCATTCATTATTATTTCAAAATACTTCAATTGGTACGCGCAAGAAATAGGCCAATTCAGCAGCTTTTTGTTCAAGTTCTCGTGGAGTCAAATTCTCATCAGTACGAGTCAAGGGAACGGCTCCCTGGCCCCTGATTTCCATATAAAGAACACGGCGAGGATAAAGACTCTCTTTAACTTCGATTCTGATCGACTGGATATCTTTCATAAAGAATCGAAGGAAGATGCGACGATTTTTTCCAGGAAAACCCCAACGAAAAATACACActattccttcttttctatcGAATCGATCATAACCACTACCTACATTCCACGAAATTGTGCACCACAAATAGGAGCTAATGAACAGACCTGCGATACCATAGAAAGACATCACAATCCCTtgtggaaaaaaaatcatttgctGAGACGGAAATAAGGATATCAGATTCCTACCAAGATAACTGGAAGTTCCAACCAATAAGAACCCTAATGAACCTAAAAAAAGGATAAAGGCCCAGCAGAAATTACTTGTTTTTCGAGACCCCGCTATAAGTTCTATCCATATACGTTCTGATCGCCAGTTCATACTAGATCCAGTTTCATTTTATTGGAATTGAGAGAATAACAAAaaattactttattttatttttgttcccGAAGTAACTCTCATCAACTAGCACTATTATGATGTGAACCCTTAGAAGTAATTCATCGAATTGATTAGATATAAAATAAGAACATCCCCTTCATATGAGCCCACTATGGATATCTACATACATATAGACACATTGACTTTCTATTTCAGAATCTGCTGATCTATTTAAAAGTAGTTATAATATATTTACCCATATATCATGTTTCCACATGCATAACGGCTCTTTCTTTTGTGTTAGGAGGAAGCGAAGCCACATCTTGTCCCATATTCCACTAAATAGATATCTGTATTATGATCCAAgtcttgaaaagaaaaatggatgAGATTTTGTCCATTGTACCTAGACAATCTTGTTTTTTTGAACATGAAGAGATAAAGAAGCCATTGCAATTGCTGGAAATACTAGGCCTACTAAAGGCACAAAAATAGAGGGTAAGTTGAAAGTTGTCATAGAATGAATACCTtgattaaattatttaatatttgtacctattattattataaaaattgTAAAGATATCTTATAACTTATAAACCGAAACCTATAATTAAAAATTCTAAGTATATAATAAGTGCAAGGAATGTAGAACTAAATAAATGTATCTATTCGCCCTTCTACATGAAATATATGTAGGATAATCCTATTCTTGTTTTCTTGTCCTTATCTTCtaataaagaataaagaaagagcTTCTTACGAATTCCTGAAGGATTCGTTACAATCCGATCCAACAGGGATTCTTAATAAAGTCAAAATGAGGGTTCTTGGGAGATATAGAAATATGCAAGACTTCCGTTCTATATATTCCTATTCTATATCCTTCTTTATCCTATATTTattctatattttctatttttgtattaCTATCTttgtattgtatatatatatacgtaaGAAATACGTAAGAAGGGAGCGtgaaattcttttattttcctaatttGGCGTAAGGAAAGATTCACTCTTTTATCCTGTTGATAGAAGGTTCCCGATTACTAATCATGAAtataggtaaaaaaaaatggatctgTAAGAAAAAGGAATTATCCGAAACTTATTCCTACAATTAGATTTTTTGTCACCAAAGAAAGTCCTATTCTTCTTATGACTTTATGATTCCGATAAACTAAATAATTGTTCGCCACAAAAAAATAACTGAACTTAATGCTCTACTTGATTGATTGAAGTTTGACTCAAGGGAAAGAAACCGTGGAGCTGAAATAACTCACTCAGAACGCCTTTTAAAAGATTACGTGGTACGATTGGATCGAATAAGCCCTTATGGAATAAATACTCAGCCGCTTGTGAACCATCAGGTACTGTCTTATTCAATGTTTGTTCAATTACTCTTTTACCCGCAAATGCAATGTAGGCATTGGGTTCGGCAATAATAATATCTCCTAACATACCAAAACTAGCTGTCACCCCACCGGTTGTGGGAGATGTAAGGATTGATACATAGAATAACTTTTTATTTGATTGATAATTATATAAAGCAGAAGATATTTTAGCCATTTGCATCAAGCTCAAACTCCCTTCTTGCATGCGTGCTCCTCCGGAAGCACACACTATAATAAGAGGTAGAGATCTATTAGTAGCATACTCGATCAAACGGGTGATTTTCTCGCCTACTACGGATCCCATACTACCCCCCATGAACTGAAAATCCATAACCCCAATTGCTATGGGAATACCATTTAGTTGACCTATGCCTGTTTGAACAGCCTCAGTTAACCCCGTCTTTCGTTGATAAGAATCGATACGCTCTTTATAAGGCTCCTCCTCTGAATGAAAATCAATGGGGTCCATAGAGACCATGTCTTCATCCATAGGATCCCAAGTACCCGGATCAATCGAAAGTTCGATTCTATCTGAACTACTCATTTTCAAATGATATCCACATTGTtcacaaatattcatttttgcCTTAAAAAATTTCTTATAATTTAATCCATAACAATTTTCACATTGAACCCACAAATGCCtgtatttttgatttatatcgaGATCATCATATCCTTCTCTTATATTTATATTGAAATCACTGCCATTCGTGCTAGTGCTAGTTCTTTTACTATAACTCCCACTTTCACTATTTATTCCACTTTCACTACAAATATAACTATAAATGTAACTGTCACTGTAATTGTCGCTACCACTTGAAATGGAGCTATAACTATCAATACTGATTTCAGAACGAAGATAATTTTCAATGCAACTATTAATGTGATTATTCCAACTATATTTAGTATCATAGGTGTAATGATCGTAGTATTGATTGTTACTGTCACTCTTAGACCTATTATTCAGATAATTAGAATTCCGATAACTAGAAAAAGAACTTTCTAGTTCACTCAGAAAAGAACGATCATTGTCAATCTCAAAAATCTCATTTTCAATATCCAAATATATAGAATAACTGTTCCCATTACTATCCCGAACTAAAAAAGTGTCATCGGAGATAAAACTCCAAATATCCCTGACATCGAATAAATGATCAACATTACTGCAACTAGAACTGTCATTATCACTCCAACTATGAATGTTTTTATCTATATCATTTAGAACGGGGTCTTCACTTCCGCTGGTATTTCCAATAGCACCAAGCCTGTCCATTGATTTACTTAGCCCACATCTGTGTTCTAACTCCTTGTTAGACAATATCGAATTGAACCACCATTTTTCCATAGAGCCTTCCTGCCCCCctatttgaatgaaaatataataGATGAATAGTCATTCGATGAAAAAGaattgaaatatttcatttcCTGTCGGAATAAACATATAGATTTAATCACTAGGATTATTAATTAATCACGAGTGAGTACTAATACTTACTACTTACTAATAAGTATTGAGTATTGAAAGAATTCTCTTTTGTAGGAATATGGGGTATCGCTTCACTATATAGGATGGAACCCCTTCTTCaattagaaatagaaagagaggttTCTCCCATGTCGTGTACAAATTCTCATCGAAAAGATTTTCCTATGAAGAATTTATTTTCGTATAATTTCGTTCGTATACGTATAATATTTCTATTGCAAGACGGAAGGAAAAGGGCAATATAGAGGATGGGTAGACGAGGTTGTGATCCTTGGCTCGATCCATAACCCAAAACTACGGGATATAAAAAGATCCACCAATCCCAAGGATCCATAGGCTTAATTATGGATCCAACAATAGAAGCATTTGTTTAGTCTTAGATTTTGTATTTAATTAAGATCTTCTATATCTAGATCTAGATTTGTATAAAGTATTTATCTATATATGCTATACTATATATATGCATAATGTATGCAATAGGATCACATTCTTTATTCGGcccaatcttttcttttcctttataggAAAAGATTGGGCCGAGTTTTATTGCAATTCAATTAAGGGAACAAAGAGTAATTACTGGATTACAAAGTATCCATTGCTGGGAATTCGAATTTGATCTCCTTCCATACCTCACAAGCAGCAGCTAGTTCAGGGCTCCATTTGCTAGCCTCACGGATAATTTCATTACCTTCACGAGCAAGATCACGTCCCTCATTACGAGCTTGTACACACGCTTCTAGGGCTACTCGATTAGCTACGGCACCCGGTGCATTTCCCCAAGGGTGTCCTAAAGTTCCTCCACCGAACTGTAGTACGGAATCATCCCCAAAGATCTCGGTCAGAGCGGGCATATGCCAAACGTGAATACCCCCGGAAGCCACGGGCAGAACACCTGGTAGAGAGACCCAATCTTGAGTGAAATAAATACCGCGACTTCGgtctttttcaataaaatcatcacgTAGTAAATCAACAAAGCCCAAGGtgatttctctttccccttcaaGTTTACCTACTACGGTACCAGAGTGAATATGATCTCCACCGGACATACGTAACGCTTTTGCTAGTACACGAAAGTGTATACCATGATTCTTCTGTCTATCAATAACTGCATGCATTGCGCGATGGATGTGAAGAAGTAGGCCATTATCTCGGCAATAATGAGCCAAGGTCGTATTTGCAGTGAATCCCCCCGTCAAGTAGTCGTGCATTACGATAGGAACTCCCAATTCTCTGGCAAATACAGCCCTTTTGATCATTTCTTCACATGTACCTGCCGTAGCATTCAAGTAATGTCCTTTGATTTCACCCGTTTCGGCCTGTGCTTTATAAATTGCTTCGGCACAAAATAAGAAACGGTCTCTCCAACGCATAAATGGTTGGGAGTTGACGTTCTCATCATCCTTGGTAAAATCAAGTCCACCGCGAAGACATTCATAAACCGCTCTACCATAGTTCTTAGCAGATAACcccaattttggtttaatagTACATCCCAATAGGGGTCGACCATATTTGTTCAATTTATCCCTCTCAACTTGGATACCATGAGGCGGGCCTTGGAAAGTTTTAGCATAAGCGGAAGGGATTCGCAGATCCTCCAGACGTAGAGCGCGTAGGGCTTTGAACCCAAATACATTACCCACAATCGAAGTAAACATGTTAGTAACAGAACCTTCTTCAAAAAGGTCTAAAGGGTAAGCTACATAAGCAATAAATTGATTTTCTTCTCCAGCAACCGGCTCAATGTGGTAGCATCGTCCTTTGTAACGATCAAGGCTGGTAAGTCCATCGGTCCACACAGTTGTCCATGTACCAGTCGAAGATTCGGC includes:
- the LOC122647536 gene encoding chloroplast envelope membrane protein yields the protein MPKKKAFTPLPYLASIVFLPWWISLSFNKSLESWITNWWNTRQSETSLNDSQEKNVLEKFIELEELFLLDEMIKEYPETHIQKLRIGIHKETIQLVKMHNEGHIHTILHFSTNIISLAILSGYSILGNEKLVILNSWLQEFLYNLSDTIKAFSILLLTDLCIGFHSPHGWELMIGSVSKDLGFAHNDQILSGLVSTFPVILDTIFKYWIFRYLNRVSPSLVVIYHSMND
- the LOC122647530 gene encoding acetyl-coenzyme A carboxylase carboxyl transferase subunit beta, chloroplastic produces the protein MEKWWFNSILSNKELEHRCGLSKSMDRLGAIGNTSGSEDPVLNDIDKNIHSWSDNDSSSCSNVDHLFDVRDIWSFISDDTFLVRDSNGNSYSIYLDIENEIFEIDNDRSFLSELESSFSSYRNSNYLNNRSKSDSNNQYYDHYTYDTKYSWNNHINSCIENYLRSEISIDSYSSISSGSDNYSDSYIYSYICSESGINSESGSYSKRTSTSTNGSDFNINIREGYDDLDINQKYRHLWVQCENCYGLNYKKFFKAKMNICEQCGYHLKMSSSDRIELSIDPGTWDPMDEDMVSMDPIDFHSEEEPYKERIDSYQRKTGLTEAVQTGIGQLNGIPIAIGVMDFQFMGGSMGSVVGEKITRLIEYATNRSLPLIIVCASGGARMQEGSLSLMQMAKISSALYNYQSNKKLFYVSILTSPTTGGVTASFGMLGDIIIAEPNAYIAFAGKRVIEQTLNKTVPDGSQAAEYLFHKGLFDPIVPRNLLKGVLSELFQLHGFFPLSQTSINQVEH
- the LOC122647532 gene encoding ribulose bisphosphate carboxylase large chain: MSPQTETKASVGFKAGVKDYKLTYYTPDYETKDTDILAAFRVTPQPGVPPEEAGAAVAAESSTGTWTTVWTDGLTSLDRYKGRCYHIEPVAGEENQFIAYVAYPLDLFEEGSVTNMFTSIVGNVFGFKALRALRLEDLRIPSAYAKTFQGPPHGIQVERDKLNKYGRPLLGCTIKPKLGLSAKNYGRAVYECLRGGLDFTKDDENVNSQPFMRWRDRFLFCAEAIYKAQAETGEIKGHYLNATAGTCEEMIKRAVFARELGVPIVMHDYLTGGFTANTTLAHYCRDNGLLLHIHRAMHAVIDRQKNHGIHFRVLAKALRMSGGDHIHSGTVVGKLEGEREITLGFVDLLRDDFIEKDRSRGIYFTQDWVSLPGVLPVASGGIHVWHMPALTEIFGDDSVLQFGGGTLGHPWGNAPGAVANRVALEACVQARNEGRDLAREGNEIIREASKWSPELAAACEVWKEIKFEFPAMDTL